In Bacteroidales bacterium, the following proteins share a genomic window:
- the rpsD gene encoding 30S ribosomal protein S4, which produces MARYRGPKSKIARRFREPIFGPDRALDKKPYPPGIHGSSHRRKKESEYGIQLQEKQKAKYTYGILERQFRKTFAQAAKKKGITGEVLLQLIEARLDNVVYRLGIAPTRRAARQLVSHRHIIVNGEVANIPSYSLKEGDMVGVREKAKSLEVITDALASRSNKFSWLDWDQEKQQGKFMNYPPREEIPENIREQLIVELYSK; this is translated from the coding sequence ATGGCAAGATACAGAGGCCCTAAATCAAAGATCGCAAGAAGATTCAGGGAACCGATTTTCGGACCCGACAGGGCATTGGATAAAAAACCCTATCCGCCAGGCATCCACGGCTCATCACACCGCAGGAAAAAAGAATCTGAGTATGGAATCCAGCTTCAGGAAAAACAGAAGGCCAAATATACTTATGGTATCCTGGAACGCCAGTTCAGAAAGACTTTTGCACAAGCAGCCAAAAAGAAAGGCATCACTGGCGAAGTTCTCCTTCAATTGATCGAAGCCCGCCTTGACAATGTGGTCTACCGCCTGGGAATTGCCCCGACACGTCGTGCCGCGCGGCAATTAGTATCCCATCGCCATATTATTGTAAATGGAGAAGTGGCTAATATACCTTCTTACTCCCTTAAGGAGGGTGATATGGTCGGCGTCAGGGAAAAAGCCAAATCACTTGAAGTGATAACCGATGCACTGGCCTCACGGTCCAATAAATTTTCCTGGCTCGACTGGGACCAGGAAAAGCAACAGGGCAAATTCATGAACTATCCCCCGAGGGAGGAAATTCCTGAAAATATCCGGGAGCAACTCATCGTTGAGTTATACTCCAAATAA
- the rpsK gene encoding 30S ribosomal protein S11 has protein sequence MAKSTRAAKKRIVKVDPLGRAYIHASFNNIIITLTNNTGQVISWASAGKMGFKGSKKNTPYAAQMAAEECSKVAFDQGLRKVKVYVKGPGAGRESAIRTIHTAGIEVSEIQDVTPLPHNGCRPPKRRRV, from the coding sequence ATGGCTAAATCAACCAGAGCAGCAAAGAAAAGGATCGTTAAAGTCGACCCTTTGGGCAGGGCGTACATACACGCTTCTTTCAATAACATTATCATAACACTCACCAATAATACCGGGCAGGTTATCTCCTGGGCATCCGCCGGGAAAATGGGCTTCAAAGGCTCCAAGAAGAATACACCTTATGCCGCCCAAATGGCTGCCGAGGAGTGTTCCAAGGTTGCTTTTGACCAGGGGCTCAGAAAAGTGAAGGTTTATGTGAAAGGCCCGGGGGCAGGGCGTGAATCGGCCATCCGGACTATCCATACCGCGGGCATTGAAGTCTCGGAAATCCAGGATGTGACCCCGCTGCCGCACAACGGCTGCCGTCCGCCTAAAAGAAGAAGAGTATAA
- the rpsM gene encoding 30S ribosomal protein S13 yields MARIAGVDIPKNKRGEVSLTYIYGIGRSSAQKILEKAGVDWNKKVQDWTDDEQNNIRTIINNEFKVEGALRSEIQLNIKRLMDIGTYRGIRHRLGLPSRGQSTKNNARTRKGKKKTVANKKKAPKG; encoded by the coding sequence ATGGCCAGAATTGCAGGAGTCGATATTCCTAAAAACAAACGCGGCGAGGTCAGCCTGACCTACATCTATGGTATTGGGCGCAGCAGTGCCCAGAAAATCCTGGAAAAAGCCGGCGTCGACTGGAACAAAAAGGTCCAGGATTGGACCGATGATGAGCAAAACAACATCCGTACCATCATTAACAATGAGTTTAAGGTGGAAGGTGCGCTTCGCTCCGAAATCCAATTGAACATTAAACGTCTTATGGACATTGGTACTTACCGTGGTATCCGGCACCGTCTTGGTTTGCCGTCACGCGGACAAAGCACCAAGAATAATGCCCGTACCCGTAAAGGGAAGAAAAAGACAGTCGCAAACAAGAAAAAAGCACCTAAAGGTTAA
- the ykgO gene encoding type B 50S ribosomal protein L36: protein MKVRASVKKRSADCKIVRRKGRVYIINKKNPKLKQRQG, encoded by the coding sequence ATGAAAGTCAGAGCATCAGTAAAGAAGCGATCAGCCGACTGCAAGATCGTCAGGAGGAAGGGAAGAGTTTATATTATTAATAAAAAGAACCCTAAACTGAAACAAAGACAAGGTTAA
- the infA gene encoding translation initiation factor IF-1 gives MAKQASIEQDGTVIESLGNAMFRVELENGHTITAHISGKMRMHYIKILPGDKVKLEMSPYDLTKGRITYRYK, from the coding sequence ATGGCTAAACAGGCTTCTATAGAACAAGACGGAACGGTCATTGAATCGTTAGGAAATGCCATGTTTCGCGTGGAACTGGAAAACGGGCATACCATAACAGCTCATATTTCCGGAAAAATGAGGATGCATTACATTAAAATATTACCAGGCGATAAAGTAAAACTTGAAATGTCGCCATACGATTTGACTAAAGGAAGAATAACTTACAGATACAAATAA
- the map gene encoding type I methionyl aminopeptidase, whose product MIYFKSKEEIELIRESSLLVGKTLAEVARVIAPGVKTISLDKLAEDFILSNGGSPGFKGYNGFPFTLCISVNEQVVHGFPGERVLMEGDIVSVDCGVIMNGFYGDSAYTFPVGNIRPEVLQLLKRTKESLYLGIEMATDGKRVGDIGFAVQNYVEEYGYSVVRDLVGHGVGRNLHEKPEVPNYGKRGTGIRLKKGMVIAIEPMINLGVKNVIQESDGWTIRTADRMPSAHYEHTVAVGPVKAEILSSFQYIEEELTNRSIELI is encoded by the coding sequence ATGATCTATTTCAAGTCGAAAGAAGAAATAGAGTTAATAAGGGAAAGTTCTTTACTTGTTGGAAAGACATTGGCCGAGGTAGCCAGGGTGATTGCACCGGGCGTGAAAACCATCAGCCTCGATAAACTGGCGGAAGATTTTATCCTCAGCAACGGTGGATCTCCCGGATTTAAGGGCTATAACGGGTTTCCGTTTACCCTGTGCATTTCAGTGAACGAGCAGGTGGTGCATGGTTTCCCGGGAGAAAGAGTACTCATGGAGGGTGATATTGTTTCTGTTGATTGTGGTGTGATCATGAACGGTTTTTATGGCGATTCAGCTTACACCTTCCCGGTTGGAAATATCCGGCCGGAAGTGCTTCAACTGCTGAAACGAACCAAAGAATCGCTTTACCTGGGGATAGAAATGGCTACAGACGGTAAACGCGTTGGAGATATCGGGTTTGCGGTTCAGAATTATGTGGAGGAATACGGTTACAGTGTGGTGAGAGACCTGGTGGGACATGGAGTTGGAAGAAATCTGCACGAAAAACCTGAAGTTCCGAATTATGGAAAGAGGGGGACCGGTATCAGGCTCAAGAAAGGTATGGTGATCGCAATTGAACCGATGATCAACCTCGGCGTGAAAAATGTCATACAGGAAAGTGACGGCTGGACAATTCGCACAGCCGACAGGATGCCTTCCGCACATTATGAACATACTGTTGCGGTTGGACCGGTGAAGGCCGAAATCCTTTCATCTTTCCAATACATCGAAGAAGAACTTACAAACCGTAGTATTGAACTAATTTGA